In the Arachis ipaensis cultivar K30076 chromosome B04, Araip1.1, whole genome shotgun sequence genome, TATGAGTGATTCATAAATTTATGATTTCAACTatagtaaagaaaaaaaaagttaactgaaaaagaatattttaatttCTCAAACTGAATTATCATAGGTAACGTTTGAAAGAGAGACCGAGAAATAAAGATTGAATTTTAATATGAGGAATGTTAGGGACCaacaattttgtgatttatagccatcaaatagtcattaatgatggttttaatggtgtgaaatttcatccaatgactcacttttctttgttggttacatgctggtcagaatttaacaaagttgctggcccctaagcTTTTCCTTTTAATATTGTGTTTGATGTAAAGTGAAAAAtataaattgaaataagaatgacgctctaatttaatttgcacaaacaGTAacgttgaaattaattaattgaaatcaGAGTATTTTAGgtaaaaaatgttattaaaatttcagtttccGTCTTTAAGAATTTTAGTCCTATGTGTCTCCATTTTTTAGAAGTattaaaatactgaaatttttaagacaaagactgaaattttaataccaataataataataataataataataataataataataataataataatgaaaattgaaatatAACCTATGAAGATAATCCAACCAATCTTGATTCTTTAGTTGGATGAAAAAACTATCCTCACATTATCAAGGTAGGTAATGCACTATTCTTGAACAAAAGCCAAGTCTAAATTGTTGGCAAATGACTTGTTCTGCCAATTATAGCAGCCCATATGTGTTGCATAAGTTTGTTTAATACATCTTATAGGAAAATATGGGTAATNNNNNNNNNNNNNNNNNNNNNNNNNNNNNNNNNNNNNNNNNNNNNNNNNNNNNNNNNNNNNNNNNNNNNNNNNNNNNNNNNNNNNNNNNNNNNNNNNNNNNNNNNNNNNNNNNNNNNNNNNNNNNNNNNNNNNNNNNNNNNNNNNNNNNNNNNNNNNNNNNNNNNNNNNNNNNNNNNNNNNNNNNNNNNNNNNNNNNNNNNNNNNNNNNNNNNNNNNNNNNNNNNNNNNNNNNNNNNNNNNNNNNNNNNNNNNNNNNNNNNNNNNNNNNNNNNNNNNNNNNNNNNNNNNNNNNNNNNNNNNNNNNNNNNNNNNNNNNNNNNNNNNNNNNNNNNNNNNNNNNNNNNNNNNNNNNNNNNNNNNNNNNNNNNNNNNNNNNNNNNNNNNNNNNNNNNNNNNNNNNNNNNNNNNNNNNNNNNNNNNNNNNNNNNNNNNNNNNNNNNNNNNNNNNNNNNNNNNNNNNNNNNNNNNNNNNNNNNNNNNNNNNNNNNNNNNNNNNNNNNNNNNNNNNNNNNNNNNNNNNNNNNNNNNNNNNNNNNNNNNNNNNNNNNNNNNNNNNNNNNNNNNNNNNNNNNNNNNNNNATTGAACACCGTTTTCTAAATAATAGCTAAGcactaattatttttcttttttcagtttCCACAAAATTGATCAACCTACTACTACTTCATCCAGAAAGGTCAACTTTAATcaccaataattttttttttcagtttgtATACCTACTTAGCTTCAAACGGTagaactactactactactagacCTTAATCTTAGGctataaattaaaacaataaagtAGTCTTCGTTCTCATCAGAATCCAAAACTCATCACACCCTTGAATATTGATCTTATATGTGATTTCTTCAATAATAATGGGTGTCACAACATTCACACATGAGTATTGTTCCTCTGTTGCTCCGCCACGCCTTTTCAAGGGCTTGATCACAGACTCAAGTACTTTGCTTCCAAAGCTATTACCACAGTTGATTAAAGATGTCACCATTATCCAAGGAGATGGAGAAGCTGGAACCATTGAACAAGTTAACTTTGCACAAGGTTAGCAAAAAGACATCATATGGATCAATTtggatttattttttaaaaaaaatacttatatttttattttttaaaaattttttttaacagaCAAAAATTATTTCATACTTGAataaacttttttaaaaaaattttaaatattaaaaatgccttttgcttttgctttttttAAGGGTNNNNNNNNNNNNNNNNNNNNNNNNNNNNNNNNNNNNNNNNNNNNNNNNNNNNNNNNNNNNNNNNNNNNNNNNNNNNNNNNNNNNNNNNNNNNNNNNNNNNNNNNNNNNNNNNNNNNNNNNNNNNNNNNNNNNNNNACTGactgaataaaaatattttattttaaaaaaaaaaaaccattttcaccaaaaaagtcaatccaaactaTCACTATATATACAATAATTTGATTAGTTAATATTATTACATGTAACACTACTATATTACTATTTAATTTGTTATGCCAATACTAGCCTTTCTTATGCTTAGGGTTAGGTTTGATTAGCTTTTCCttattacttttttttccttcaaaaattttaaaataaaaaaatcatgctttttaaatttttttcactttcacaaaatactaaaaataaatcaaattatagTATCACATTTTTTAAAATAGAACAGCGTTGAGTGTGACATATCTAGCTAAAATTTAGGAAAAATTAGTGTATAAATTTACAAATTAATTAGAAAATATCTTACATAATATCgcttaataatcataaaaaaaaaagacattatGTATAGtattcatattttatttatttaatttattccaTATGTGCTTGATTATATTATAACTCCTGGTTAATGTTTCTCTTATGCAGCTATCCCCTTCAAATATCTAAAACACAGGATTGATGTGGTTGATAAGGAAAACCTGGTGTGCAAATACACTATGATTGAAGGGGATCcattgggagaaaagcttgagtcTATAGCTTATGAGGTGAATTTTGAGGCCACTAGTGATGGAGGTTGCATATGTAAAATGACTAGCAAATACAATGCCATAGGTGATGCTGAAATTAAGGAGGAAGAAGTAAAGGAAGGGAGAGAAAGCTCCATTGGAATTTGTAGGGTTGTGGAAGCCTACCTATTGGAGAATCCACAAATTTAtgcttaattattttatttaattattatatataagaGATGATGTATtccatttttcttttatagaatttAATTCTTAATAAGTCCTCGCTTCTCATGTGGGTTTGGCaaaatatttgtatttttttattagtgACAATGAGTTGATGAAGATTATATTTTATAAACCAACAGCATCACATACATAACTCTCTAGCTAAATCTGCCGAATTCTTGTGCAACTCATAAAGCTTATGCTATGATCCAAAACGTATACCAAAGAACCAAGGTTTAGAACAATGTTCAATCATGGTTAATTACTATAATTCAGACTATTAGGTAATTCAACATTGTTTTGGATATAAGACGTTTGTTTTCCTTTACTACAACATTTACTGTTAGAGGATGGTTGAGTCAAATGTTTTTTNNNNNNNNNNNNNNNNNNNNNNNNNNNNNNNNNNNNNNNNNNNNNNNNNNNNNNNNNNNNNNNNNNNNNNNNNNNNNNNNNNNNNNNNNNNNNNNNNNNNNNNNNNNNNNNNNNNNNAGACAAAAGCATGATAATCTCagggtaatgctaggtagacaaaaaaaaaacagtcagaacttgtcttatttagtattcattaattatcgcaacaattaatgaatgctaaataaagtaagttatgactatttttagctgattttctttggttaccaaacatttttgtAATGTCCGAGGTTGTCTCTTGGTCCACCCTTAGAACCGTGTGACATTGTGAATGCTTCACCATAATTTTCTATATATGCTATATATAATTCATTATGGTGAAGGCAAAGATATATTTGAATTTATGTGAGAATTATTAGAGAGCATAAATCATAATAAAGAGGTTAAATTAGCACCTGAACTAATCACCAAATGCCATAGCATGTAGAGACAAAATCTAATCaagtatatataatttttttttgaaatgacAAGTTCAACACAACAAGTGGAGCAAAAGGTACAAACAGAACTAGACAAAGAAACTATacgaaattaaattttgaaacccCCTGTCATctttggcattgccatcaacaacagaaGGGATCCACTCCTATCCACTCCTTATAGTTCACGGAGGACTAGTAGATGATATCATCAACCCCTGTTCCCTTATTCTGAAAAATTCGCCGATTCCTTTCTAACCAGATGTTCCAGATAATTGTACAGAAGAATACCATCCACCTCTTACGTTCCTCCTTACTGGTTAATAACTCTGTCCAACTTTAAAAATGTTCCTTTAGAGTTCCTGGGCACGCCCAGTGCCTTCCAACAAAGGACAACCATGCGCACCAGACCTGCCATGAAAATCCACAACCAAGAAATAAGTGGTACCCAGATTCAACACCTTCATTACACAAGACACAGGCAACATCATCCTGGTTAACCACTCTCAGCCGACTTAGCCTCTCCTTCGTATTGATCCTTCCAGTCAAAGCGAACCAGATGAACAATTCAACTCTAGGTGGGACTAGACCCTTCCACACCGTCCTAGTAAAGCTGTAGCTCGCTATATCCTCCGAAAGCGTTTCCACCTGCATCACTTGCACGAAGGAGTTAGTAGAAAATACACCATGTTTATCAAATTTCCATACAACCTTATCCTCTTTGTCATATACAAGATTAACCAATCTCAATGTTTCATGCAACTGGTTCAGTAagtccaactcccattggaaaagctgtcgcctccattggaagttccatctccACTCTATCCCGtcccagaacccacaatcccctataacggatcctctttggtttgaaactgagaaGAGTCGCGGAAAAAGATCTTTGAGGGACCCACCACGCAGCCATACATCCTCCCAAAATCGAGTTCCTCTCCCATCGCCAATCTCCATAGACAGCCCATTAATCATCTTCTGTCTTACTTGTTGATCCTTAAACTGCAGTTGGAAATATCCTTCCATGGCCCCCCCGAGTAGGCAACACCTGAGTAGATAACATCACATTGGGGTTGAGGTTATTATACGAGCATACCACCTTCTTCCATAAGGGACAATCCTCCTTGGAGaagcgccaccaccacttaaagagAAGGGCTGAGTTACGCACCACAGCATCCCCAACACCTAAACCCCCTAACTTTTTGGGAGCCTGTACCACCTCCCACCTAACCATTGCCATACCAAGCCtaccatcctccttactccatagGAACCTTCTCTGTAGGGAGATTAGTTTTTCTGCAATAGCTTTTGTCAATTTCTCTGCAACTGCCTTCGGCATTTTATACAAACTCAAATAATAGACTGGCAAACTGTTCAAGACGGATTTAATTAGCACCAGCTTACCAGCTTTATTGAGAACCTTAGCCTTCCACATACTCAGCTTATGCTCCACTTTGTCTACAATGggcttccaagtcttcaccaacctcggGTTCGCTCCTAGTTGAATCCCCAAGTATTTCACCAGGAGGGAGGCTATCTGGCAGCCCAGCACTCTAGACATACGATGTACCCACTGACCATCACAATTAATAGGGATCAAGCTAGACTTATCAAAATTTATAGACAGCCCTGACATAATCTCAAAGCAACGCAGTAGCCTCTTATAGTTCTTTATAGTTTCTTCCTCCGGGGGACAGAACAGGACAGTATCATCTGCAAATTGAAGATGAGACAGCTCGACATGATCTCTACCCACCAATAACAGCGAGATACGCCCATTTCTTACCGCCTCCCCGAACATCCAATGTAGAACGTCAGCAACCAGAACAAATAGGAATGGAGATAAGGGATCTCCCTGTCGCAAGCCTCTTTCCATCTTAAATGGCTTAGATGGCGATCTGTTTATCAACACTGACATATAAGCCGTACTTAGACACTCCATAATCCAACTCCTCCATTTTTGTCCGAATCCCATCTTTTGCAACACCAGGTCTACAAAACTCCACCtgactctatcatatgctttctGAAAGTCTAGCTTTATTATTACCCCTTCCTTcttcgtcattttcatccaatGAACAGTTTCGCAAGCGACAAGAGCCCCATCATGAATCTTCCGTCCTTTGACAAAAGCACTCTGCGTCTCGCCTACCAGCCGTGGCATAATTGTTCGCATCCTTCTAACCAGCATTTTCGAGATGACTTTATACACACAACCTACCATACTGATCGGTCTCAGGTCTTTAATTTCCTTCGCGCCAGTGAACTTAGGGGCCAACACCACCCAAGTGAGATTCGCATCCGCCGGTAGCTTGGACGTCAAGAAGAAATTCATCACCGCCGCAGTAAAATCAGAGCCAATTTCAGCCCAACACCTCTTTATAAAGTTCATATTGTATCCATCACTTCCTGGCGCCTTGCATGATTCACAATCCCATACTGCTTCTTTAATCTCCTCAGGTGTCGGTTGTACCTCTAGGGCCACAGCATCATCCTCGACAATCATTTCCACCAAGCCGTCCCTAAATCCCACCAAAGGATACGCCTCCTGATGATACAAATTCTTGTAGAAGTCTCTGATCGCAATCTTAATCCGAGCTTGATTCCTTACTACTCTTCCATTAATGAGCAAAGTGTCAATCCTGTTGTTTCTCCTTCTTGCGGAGGCTAGATTGTGGAAGTATCTTGTATTCTTATCAATGTCCTTCGCATGTCTAGAACGCGACATCTGTTTCCAATGCATCTCCTTTCTAACGTACCATTTCTCACAGCAAGTCACTAGGGCCTTTCTTCTTGCCTCCATTGTTCCATCATAGGCACCATCACCCACCATATCATCAATCttctttatctcttcctcaaacttcatGATTTTCTTGTCCATCTCCCCGAAGTTCTCTTTATGCCATCTTCCCAGAGGAGCTGTCATAGCCTTCAATTTATCTGTAAACTGTGCCTCACCTAAGCCTCTCCATTCCTCCTTTACCATCCTCAGGAACCCCTCATGCGTAAACCACGAATCAAGGCTTCGGAAAGGTCGCGGCCCATCTCTCTGCCCCCTGTCTTCCACTATAATAGAGCAATGGTCAGACAAACCCCTAGGGCCCCCTCGTATCCGCATCTCTGGAAATTTCTCAAGCCATTCCAGGCTAACCAAAACTCTATCAATACAGCTACATGATCGACCTCTGAACCATGTAAACTTCCGGTCTGTAATCGGCAAGTCCACCACACCCATGTCATGTATCCAAGTCTTAAAATCATCGGCTGACAGGGGTAAGCTATTTGTGCCACGTCTTTCTTCCACCTGTACAATCTCATTAAAGTCCCCCATGAAACAGCAGGGGACCTGGCATAAACCAGCTATGTAGCTTAACTCCTCCTATATAACAAGCTTCTCATGCCTGGTATGTGCCCCATACACCAGAATAAAAGcacaataaaaattatatttcaacAATTCCCCTTCAACACACATCCATCTCTCCCCTTTGTGGCtatttcttattttaaaaaaatcatcgTCCCATATTAGCAGCAACCCACCAGATGCACCATTAGATTCAACAAAATCCCATCCCGCACAACTAATACCCCAAATTTTTTGTACATCAAATTTAGTCACTAGCTGTCTTTTTGTCTCCACTAGGCCTAACATGTTTAATCTAAAGTTTCTTTTCAAGTCCTTTATCATCCTCAACTTCCCATCCCCCCTCAATCCCCTAATATTCCAAGAGCCAAAAATCATTTCAATAAGTTATTACACACCTTTTTAGAAATTTTGGGTCTGCTCCTCCTCGCCTTAGCCTTTTGTTTCGCCAACCTTTTTTTCCGAGCAATTTCTTCGTTCTGTTGCTGAAGGATCGCCATAATGTCATCTTCTTCGTCATACAGAGCTGCTCCTGATTCTGTTGCTAAGTCCTAAGTTATTTTGTTTTCTACCAGTTGCTCCTCCAAAGTTAGACCCTCATTGTCACTGGCTTCCACATAGTTGACCTGATTGTCACTGCCTTCCAGATAGTTGACCTGAGCGTCCTCCTCCAAATCCCGCTCCTCTTCGCCATATCCCTCTTCTTCGTAAGGCACTGGTGATTCCCTATCCACAAGAGCTTTCGTATCCGGGCCAGGCTTTCCTACCCCTACATCAGGTTCACCATTGTGGTCGTCTTCCTTTCCGTTACATGTTTTGGTATTGGCTTTCGGAAGCCCAACATCTCCTCTTCCATGATACCCTATTCGGCCTCCTCCTTCCCCTACCGTGCTTAACCGTAATCGGGCTGTGTTCTGTCCACCACAACTGGCGCTCGGTTTGTCAACCGGCTGGCACGCAAGGGCCATCGGACTCGCGACACTTCCCTGACCAACTCGGCCTCCTTCTCCCCGATGATCTCCAGCCCGGTTCTCGCAACGGTCATCTCCCGGATCTGTATGCCGCGCGAGTTCTGAGTCCGCCGACCCATTTCTCCTCTCAACCAGGTATGTTCGTGCAACCACTGCACTAGATGCCGCAACCCCTAGGTTCCCGAGATCCGCAGGTGCAGCAGCTTCCTTGGCTGTTGGATCGTAACCTGGAGCACGCCTAGGCCTCCGACCCGCCGTCTCATTACTGATCTCATCCTCCTAACTAACACCTTTGAAATCACCTTGTATACACATCCAACCATACTGATCGGGCGAAGGTCTTTGATTTCCTTAGCCCCAACGAACTTGGGTGCCAGCGCCACCCATGTGACATTAGAGTCTTTAGGTAGTCTGGATGTCTGAAAAAAGTCAGTCACAGCTGCTGTAAACTCAGCCCCAATCTCATCCCAACACTTCTTGATGAAGTTCATGTTGTATCCGTCACTTCCTGGTGCTTTAGATGATTCACAGTCCCACACTGCCTCTCTAATCTCTTCAACTGACGGCAAAACTTCTAAAGTCACCGAATCCTCTTCAGATATCATATCCACCAAACCATCCCTGAAGCCCACCAAAGGAGATTTCTCATTCGCATGCTTAGATCGTGACATATGTTTTCAGTGTACTTCTTTTCTAACATACCATCTCTCGCAGCAAGTCACCAACGCCTTCCTTCTTGCTTCTAGTGTTGCATCATATACCCCACTACTTACCAAGTCATCTACcttcttcatctcttcctcaaaccTCTTAATTTTCTTATCCATATCCCCAAAATTGTCTTTGTGCCATCTTTCCAGAGGAGCTGTCAAGGCTTTCAATTTTTCTGTGAACTCTATCTCCCCCAACCCCCTACATTCCTCCTTGACCATTCTTAGAAAatcttcatgtgtaaaccatgaGTCTAGACTTCTGAACGGTCTTAGACCACCACGCATCTTTGTGTCTTCCACTATCATCAGACAATGATCTGACAAACCCCTTGAGCCTCCCTTTAAGCGAGTCTCTGGAAACTCCTCAATCCATTCCAGACTAACCATTACTTTGTCAATCCGACTACATGAAGACCCTCTGAACCATGTATACTTTCGGTCATTGAGCGGCAAGTCCACTAAGTGCATATCTTGTATCCAGTTCTTGAAATCCTCAGCCGATGCTGTTAAGTTACCAGTGCCTCGTCTTTCTTCCACCTGTACAATCTCATTAAAGTCCCCCATGAAACAGCAGAGAACCTGGCATAAACCAGCTATGTAGCTTAACTCCTCCCATATAACAAGCTTCTCATGCCTGGTATGTGCCCCATACACCAGAATAAAAGcacaataaaaattatatttcaacAATTCCCCTTCAACACACATCCATCTCTCCCCTTTGTGGCtatttcttattttaaaaaaatcatcgTCCCATATTAGCAGCAACCCACCAGATGCACCATTAGATTCAACAAAATCCCATCCCGCACAACTAATACCCCAAATTTTTTGTACATCAAATTTAGTCACTAGCTGTCTTTTTGTCTCCACTAGGCCTAACATGTTTAATCTAAAGTTTCTTTTCAAGTCCTTTATCATCCTCAACTTCCCATCCCCCCTCAATCCCCTAATATTCCAAGAGCCAAAAATCATTTCAATAAGTTATTACACACCTTTTTAGAAATTTTGGGTCTGCTCCTCCTCGCCTTAGCCTTTTGTTTCGCCAACCTTTTTTTCCGAGCAATTTCTTCGTTCTGTTGCTGAAGGATCGCCATAATGTCATCTTCTTCGTCATACAGAGCTGCTCCTGATTCTGTTGCTAAGTCCTAAGTTATTTTGTTTTCTACCAGTTGCTCCTCCAAAGTTAGACCCTCATTGTCACTGGCTTCCACATAGTTGACCTGATTGTCACTGCCTTCCAGATAGTTGACCTGAGCGTCCTCCTCCAAATCCCGCTCCTCTTCGCCATATCCCTCTTCTTCGTAAGGCACTGGTGATTCCCTATCCACAAGAGCTTTCGTATCCGGGCCAGGCTTTCCTACCCCTACATCAGGTTCACCATTGTGGTCGTCTTCCTTTCCGTTACATGTTTTGGTATTGGCTTTCGGAAGCCCTCTTCCATGTCTTCCATGATACCCTATTCGGCCTCCTCCTTCCCCTACCGTGCTTAACCGTAATCGGGCTGTGTTCTGTCCACCACAACGTttgtcaacttttttttttttttttttttttttttttttttttttttttttttttttttttttttttttttttttttttttttttttttttttttcaagtataTATAATAAAAGAGGGTAACTATTCCTACCAAACTTTGAAGAAACCACCTAGAATTTTGTACAAAAGGACCAGAAAGTTTTGAAGTGGCAACTAATAGAATAttaattctgctaattgtttgtATTATGAGTTGTGACACGTGAAGAAATGAATTGATCACTAAAATAAGTTAACCTTTTCGCGCTACTTTATGGCAAGGGCACATCCATTAATCATAATATTATAGACTACTAAAAATAcacttaaattattttattattaataaaaatatttttaaattttattatcgataaaaatatttttaaattatttaaaaacgtAACAAAAATATACACACGTAAACAGAAACATTTTATGTTaacagaaaagagtaatgtgagtATATAATAAATAGAACTTCTTATATAAAGAGTGAGATTTTGATATTAGCAAGTAAATTATATTACACTTTTTTATTAATGAGATTGATCTTTGATACGCTTGAATATTTTTgacatattttaaaattatttgaagacaatttattgataacaaaatttaaaaatatttttatcaatgtAAAAATAATTCAGTCGTATAGTGGTAATTTACCCTAATATCATAATATGTGACTAATTGTAAACGttggatgctatgaataattggCTGGCCGCAGGCCCATAGATGAGGAAGATTTTATGTGTATGTGCATTGATGCTATGCTCTATTTGTGGTTGCTATATACAGCTACATTAgatacaccaaaaaaaaaaatatcaattattaACTAACAATAGTACTAACAGTTCTCATATAGTAATAGAGGTACATTTTGGAAGGTTATCACATGTATCACTGCACGAACATGAAAATTTTGTGTTCCAATCTTCTGCAGCGTACAGATTTAATCTAAATTATGTTAATGGTGTTGATTTGATGGAATAGTTTTGTGGTGTACTATTAATGAAACAAGTGTACGCAGTGCAAGTGACCAGTGTATCCATTTGTCTAGTGTTCAATTTAtagtttattattattgttctaGTCCTGAATAAACTGGCTCCTTATTAGGATTTTTGTTAGCCGTTCTACAAAACGAGCTGAGCCATTATTTATTTTGGGCTAATGAGTGAAAAGTAGTCCATTATAAGAACATGAGCTGTTATATTTGAAtacatgaaatttttttttagttatgatGGGTGTACTAATGGTGATGTGAATTAAAAAGCTGTCAATAAATGGAATGAAACGGGTTATAAAAAAATGGAATGAAATGTATGGTGATATATTGtgcagttaattttttttatgtgtgattaattatttattttggagGTGGAGTTTAACATGAAGAGTTGTTTTATTCTATAACTTGTTTAAAGATTTATATGTTTAAGAACGATGAAGTTGCATCATAGGTAAAGTTGTTAGTTTCGTTAGGGTTTAATATTGAGAATTGAATGTTGTGATCAAATTAGTTAATTGAATTAATTTTAATGTTTGATGTCTTAATTTACTTATGTTAAAAAAGTATGAGGTATAAGTGGAATTCTTGTGTACTTTGAAGTAAATTTATTAAAGGGTGTGTTTAGGATTTACATAGGAGAAGAAAATAGTGTGTAGTTGAATTGTCTTGGACGCTTTATTTTTGTGTGTGGCAACTTTTGGAACCTCTCAACACATAAGTGGTTTGATCTCTGAATTCACGTTTACGTGAAGCTAAAAATTGTAACTTTTGCATTCACGTTGATGATGActgattattattaaaaaattagatgataaatttatttattttcaattcttATTTTCCTTCGTTATCTTCTACAAAAAGGATACAAGTAAGCATATACTTTCACATTAGTTCTTTATAGTTTTtcgtttcaaaattttttttttcatcaagaTTCTCATATTTGTTTAAATCATTGTCAAgataaatattttagtttttttagtactctctttcatattttagatttttatgtttttttatgttatttttgtatttatatgattTTCTATCAACCATATCC is a window encoding:
- the LOC107639019 gene encoding pathogenesis-related protein STH-2-like, with the translated sequence MGVTTFTHEYCSSVAPPRLFKGLITDSSTLLPKLLPQLIKDVTIIQGDGEAGTIEQVNFAQAIPFKYLKHRIDVVDKENLVCKYTMIEGDPLGEKLESIAYEVNFEATSDGGCICKMTSKYNAIGDAEIKEEEVKEGRESSIGICRVVEAYLLENPQIYA